DNA from Kryptolebias marmoratus isolate JLee-2015 linkage group LG8, ASM164957v2, whole genome shotgun sequence:
ctttttgctattttgttgATGTCCTCGTCTTTTAGCGTAGTGGGTATTCAACATTTTCTCTCAACAACCTCATTACCACTTCATTACCACAATAATGCAACTTGATTACTAATGAGTTGTGACTTTGCTGATTATTTAATCTAAATCATTTCATACAGACTTGAATGTTTGacttctgctgtgtttttcagCAAGATGATTGGCGATGACAGCCTGAACAGCTGAGCTACTTCAATGGAGTGGACTGGACCGCCGTTCTGTCCAGATCCACAACCTGATCCAAAGGTGACACATGGCAATCTTCTGATCCGCACCACATTTTCATCACCGGTCCTCCTCCTCTTGATTTGTGGCTTGGCTGGGCTTTGCAATGCTGGTCCACCTCAGCCTGCACGTCCACCTCTCCTGTCCGGACAACCTTTTATTATCTTCTGGGGCATCAGCGACTCTTCCTGCTCAGGCCGGATAGATCCCACTTCTTTCAGTATGGAACAGGAGGGGCGTGTAGCTgtcttttacaaaaatacactgGGCAACTATCCATACTTCCtagacaaaaacacaccagtTAATGGGGGGCTTCCACAGCACACACGCTTGGACAGCCATGTCCAGAAGACACAGCAAGATTTGGAGGCAGCGTTGCCAGCCCCCAGGTATCTTGGACTGGGGGTGCTGCGCTGGGCAGAGTGGGTACCCCAGTGGGCTAGGAACCGAGAGAAACAAGCAATGTACCAGGAAGCATCAAGGAAACTGATGAAGACTTTCTTTCAGAACTGGACCCCAGAAGAAGTGGAGAAGTGGTCACGGGTaagaaaagttcaaataaagaaGCGATTCAAAATATAAGCATcctaaaaagaaagtaaaaacgGGAACAgaagaaagggaaaaacaagaacagagcAAGTTAGGGGTTTAAGGAAAAGGTATACAAAAGTGAAGGAAAGCTCAGGAGTGTGGAAATAAAAGCCTTCACAAGAAGCCTAAACTGTTACTTTAATGtcatttgctaaaaaaaacaagaaaagaaatcctGAGAACAACGAGGGACATGAAAGATTGATCATTCTAGGAAGACTAGTAGCTCTGTGgaaatcaccttgttggtgctaaattACTATTTTATTTGGTATTCTTCACAGATCCAATGAAATCCAAACATATTGTCTTTGTTACAGGCTGCTGGCAATAAAATGCCTAAAGATCTAACTTTAGATGAGTTCTTTGCTCAGTTGTCTGTTATGAGTCAGCACAGtactggttcatcccttgagttaaggagctttttatgtctgaatgattcataggttaAGTGGCTTAAccaacacagaaaccaaaacttaaaaaataactctaaagaccttcagaaagcatgaaaaatggaagcaaagtataaatgttataaattttGTAATATCCTTAAtgttaaatatgattttaaagtGTTCAAAGACAAATCTGAGACATCATTTAAAGTGGACTAAAAGCTGCAAGTCCTTTGAATAAAAACCTAGCACATGTTTGGAGGGGACTGAAAGATCAACTCTTCTCTGCGCAGGTGGACTTTGAGGCTGCAGCCCAGTCGGTAATGGTGGAGACTCTACGGGAAGTCAAAAGGTTGAGGCCCAAAGCATTGTGGGGATTCTCTTCTTACCCCAGCTGCTACAACAATGACCCCACTCAAACACAGTTAACCAATTACACCAGCCAGTGCCCTCTGGCAGAGATGGCCCTTAATGACGAGCTTATGTGGCTCTGGAAAAGATGCTCGGCTCTCTACCCCCTCCTGACCCTGGAGAAGTTGCAGGTGTGTTTATCATTTCACATATTTGTTGTGGCATTTATACGGTCTTCATTAGCTAACACTAAGCTAtcaatgaacaaaaacacaacacaatcaTTTAAAGTACTCCAAAGTAGTTTCATTTGTAAGTTAGAGTATGTGACCTATGTTCCTCTTCGTATAGGGTGGGACTCCTGAAACAAAGCTCTATTTATCAAGTCAAATAAAAGAAGCACTAAGAGTAGGATCTCTGGCGGGAGCAGACTTTGATGTACCTGTATTTCCTTTAGTAAAGAGTGTGTATGCCTCAACAAAGACTCTCTTATCACAGGtaagaaattgcatttaaatCATCTGGTTGAtcctgtaaacaacaaaaataattgtaGATATATGTTCTGTGTATAACTGGAGAATTTTGAAAGCGTGCTGAGCTGGTTCTCTTTTCTCcatttgctttctttcttttgtttttaaaaagggtgACCTGGTCAACACTATAGGAGAAAGTGCTGCCATGGGAACAGCAGGAGTTGTGATCTGGGACAAAAGcgagacaaagacagaggtACCTTGCATTACTATTATACATCCATATAATTCAAAAATACCTCTGTGTAGTCATATATATATCAGGAGTACTACATAAGCTGTCCATGTGAGTTTGATGCAGGACTGCAGTGGGTTTTATGCACaccctttaatttattaaactcatttgtttttttattgagtcCAAAGTAATCAAACTAGACCCATGTCCGCGTTCACTCTTCTGGGTCATCCTTGCTTCCTCCATACGAGCTCCAAATAAGAAGCCTATTTTGTGCCCATTCACATTCATTATAAATGTATCTGAGTGCAATGTTGGCTTTacggaaagaaagaaagaaaaaaaaatcaatcttaataaatgaaacacaGCTGATGTCAAACTGCTTCCAGAGAGAATGCCAAGACCTGGCAGAGTTTGTCCGTAAAGTCCTGGGACCCTACTCCATCAACGTTACCAGGGCAACTCAGCTCTGCTCAGCCTCCCTTTGCCAAGGAAAGGGTCGATGTGTTCGTCAAAATCCAGACAGCTCTGCTTATCTCCATCTCCCACCACAACCCACGGCAGCACAGAAGGTGACAGAAAAGGTGAGGAAGTGGAAATTTAAGTGGATTTAGATAAACAATGCTGGATCTATAAGGGTGGCTATCAATAAATGCCTGAACAAGCACGAGCATGATCTGTACTCCTAGAGTAGGCTGCAACCTGAGGTTAGCAGCTTTTATAATGTTTAATAATTGATTTATAGagtttgtgtttacaaaatgaaagcagaacaTAGGAGCATAATAATATAAGTAATAtaagaaaaactcaaacataaaatataatctCTTTAAGTGCAAAACACTTAAATGTCTGTTGgtattcttttttaatcttaacACCGGACTGCACTGACACTGTAAAATGTAGCATAAATGCATTGGTGTTTGCTGATAtaagctttattttctgttttccctgTCAGGTCAAGACAACAGCTCAGCCAGACACAGCCAGTAAAACAGCTGAACCAGACCCAGCTGAGAGCTGGAAAAAAGACTTCCAGTGCCAGTGGTACAAGACAGCAGACAGGGAAATCTCTGATCAGCAGTCGCTCAAAGATGGAGCTCCTTTTGGAGGAAAAGCTGAGGGAAACGTTGAAGGTATGGTGGCGACTACAACAATTTCTACAGCAAAAAGTGCCACTGAGACTGTCCTTACTGGAAGTGATTTACTTGCAACTGGAAGTGAAACGGCTTCTCTGGAATTAGCAACAGACAGTGGTGCCATTCCACTGAATGCCCCAAACCTGTACTTTCTGCTGCTAGGAGCTGTAAGCTTCTGCCTGGGAccttaaactaaaaactaacacAGATTTCACCTGGGAGGTTTGTACTACAACTAGAGTATAAACTTCACTAAAGTGCCctttaaaaaagaccaaatccctaattgttgttttgtgcagctttgtagctgaatgtcttctttcttttttttaaaagaagaataaaacacatgACTGAACGTATCAAGACACGTTGGTACAACCCCTAACTCCAGCATAttgtaattaataaaaacagaataaaataaatgcttgtGCTTACAAACTAAAACTATCAGCtttcacaaatacacaaaagatgagtccttgttttgtttttgtaatttgggTAAAATGAAGcttcattctgttttattgagGTACTGAccctaaaatatatattaaaaaaatattcacctgGTTCAAgttaaaagtttgatttgaaaGATCATTTCTCAGGTTTTGGTTTGCAAAAGGTCTGTCGCTCATTTCTGCCATTTTCAGGTGAGAGGTAGAGCAAACCCTGGACATCATCACGAGTCTATCATAGACAGTCACACACGTCTCTCACTCCCGAGGATCAATTTTAAAccaataattttttaaacattggaAAGAAGTCTGAgtatcaaaaaaacaaacaacaacaaaaacagaaaccctACACAGACACAGTGAGAACACACAAGAGTCCATACAGCCAACAAACACACTGCccaggataaaaataaataaataaatcttatactATACGAACATCAAACATTTAAGAACAAATTAGAGGCACATTGTCAATATCATAAAGGCGTAACAGCTTACAAAAGCTCTCTTAAAATGCAGaacccttcttttttttttttgagatctCTGGCACCCCCTGTCAACCTTCTGTAAAACTGCGTGACTCCACCAAATATCAAAGTGGTCACACTTTAATGAGAACCAGGTTTAATAAAAGATGCCTGAGATCTATGAAGCTATTCTGTTTGCAGGGTCGTGGTTCTGTGCATGCTGGTTCCTGTGACACTTAAGAAATACTCTGTAGATTAATAACAACCAACACTCCTTTATGTAAAAATGGTCATGCCAAAGAGCTAACTGGAGCTGTATGTTATTGGGAAAAATGTTGTTCTTTGCAGCtgatgtaaatatatttttcattaaaatatacaCTCCAAATGATGAAGATATCTAAATCATCTTCAGCATACAGATATGAATGTACACCATTAAATTAATGAATAATACATTCATATCAATGGAGGAGagaaatacatttgttttgttgtctcttCTCTAACAGAATCATTCCTCAgtcaagaaacaaaaccaaaacctgtACAGGCTGTCAAACTTCCATTTAGGTCATGTAAGGTTTATCAGTCCTGATTTCAGGATCCTACATCATTCTTCAGACAAGTCATATCATGTTTTGATGGtgtataaaaaaagactcaGCCAAACTCCTTCTTCAGTAAAGTGAATCAGCGGACAAGTTACCTGCTTGAGAGAATGTATGTCACAAATGACATGATTTCAGACTTCAGCTTGCAGTGATGAGAAATGCACCGAGAAGCAGCCATGTGTGTGCAAAACTCTGAAGAAATTCCAGAAACCAGTTCATTGATAAAAACTGGagcaaagcaaataaaaaaaaaacacgaaccATTTATTGTGAGTAATTTATGAAGGAGTTTAACTGTTGAGGAACTTTACTTTGCCAAGtataaattatttctttaaactggtTGAATCGAAGCTGAATAAATACTGTAAACTGTAGTTATGAGAaggaaaagtctgaaaaaaaaaacatcagacaaacacaaatttattaacagttttttttattcttagatcaaccttttttatttagttttgtgtttaagaAGTTATCAGTAGTGGTGATTGAATTAGAACAGTATGGTGTGTAAAACGTGTAGgcacagaaaattaaattatcacaacatgagcaaaaatgtttcaagatAATCAAATAAACTTTTAGGTGACTTGATGAATGTTTTAATAAGTAACAGGGCCAGCTCTTCAGTATGGAGTTATTTCTGCGACACGTAAGCTGACTGATGGGTGGACTCGACTTTATGCACTCAGCTGAAGGGAGCTATTGCCAGCCAGCTATCTTCAGCTATCAGGCTGATCTCAACACAAACAGTGATCAAATTTTCATTCCTGTCAGGCCTCGGATTGCAGAAAAGATGTGCATACTGATCAAGTCTTTGCAGTGCttcaaaaccagaaaacaatCTTCACTGATGTGGTCTGTGACGTGCAGTTTGCACAAACCTATAGGAGGAGTGTTCATGACAAATTCTGACGCAAAcaaatcctttaaaataaaatgaagtgaaaaGAGAATCAGCCTTACTGACAACATCTGAAAGTTAAACCCATTCAAGTATCTGAAGCTTatagatattttattatttcaacaaTATTCAAAGACACTTAAGATACTTTTCCAGTTACGTTCGCCACATAATCTTGGATTACACAGCCacagaggaggagacagagatTTCAGCTGAAAGTACATGGCAGACCGtggctttattttaaagaagcagaCCTGTAATTTAAAGGTTGACAGCTCCATTTAAATTGACGTGAGAGAATCTGAGTGGATAAGGTGAAACACTCTCAGTACTGACTGAGCTCATTAGACAGCAGACGTTACTGTGAGCTGGCTCCCAATGACACGAGGAGGCTACCTTTTTGAACAAGCATGcatgctgagaaaaaaaacaaaacaaaaaaccaataataaataaaaacagaagagacaCACACTCCCACTGCCCTTACTTAGCCTGCAGTGAAAGAATCTGTTGcataagattaaaaaatagaCTTTCTGTTTCAGTGCAAATGTCACGGTCttttgagcagttttttttcttgcctctcCAGAGACAGAAATATTGCCCCCATCTGGGGAGGAGAGGTTAGTGCAATCTGAACCACGCTGGCTGGACGAATAAAAGTAACACACTCAAGACCAcaaagtggaaaagaaaaagaattcaTGTATCCCCACTTTCTTCAAGGATTggtttttatatgtgtgtgtgtgtgtgtgtgtgtgtgtgtgtgtgtgtgtgtgtgtgtgtgtgtccagggTTTAATGTCCCCAAACAGAGGTAATTTGTGAGATTTTGTTTCTTGAGAACTTGATTAGAAGGAAAGTCAAGACAATTCTTTTTGGATCCCACAACACAAATTTGGCCGACTTCAAAAGATGAACAGATGAACTATGGGTGGCGATCATTCAGCATGCCAAGCAGCGATGGATCCCGGAGACTCCAGTGGTGCGCTTTTAATCTTcgctgcagtgtgtgtgtgctaccTGCAGAGGGTTGCGTTGCTTGCCAGCATCCTTTATTAGGATGAGCTTGACGTTGAGTCTGTGCAGCTTTGGGTGTGTGTTTGGACCTGGCAGAAGGGATTACTTGCAGATCGCCTCCAGAGCATCCAGAGTGCGTTTGATGTCCCGGATCTGTGCAGCCAGAGTGTGTATGGGCTGCATGGAACGATCCAACTCCTCACAGCGGGCCATAAGGGTGTACATACCCTATGGAAACCACAACATGTAAATAGTCAGTGCttgcaaaacacaacaaacaataaatctgtgTAATGTATTAAACAAATTCTTTAACACAATATTGtggtaaaatgttaaaagttaatAATACACAAAAAAGCTACAGGTgctttctgctttatttaaaagaaagaacacATTATTTTTCACCTTTATGCTCATGTCTACAGACTCTCCTAAGCTGTCAACAGAGTCTCTGTAGGTCTGGATGTAGCCCACACTCAGAGCTGTCATCTGGAGAAGTGACCAGATGGACACAGAAAGGTTAGTTGGTTATGAAAACAGACTCAAATGATGGACAAGTTAAAattaagtttagaaaaaaaaaaaaaaaaagagtttaggACTCACATTCTGTATGGTTCCATTGAggctcttcatcatcatctccacACTGTGTGCCACGTCCTGGGTGTGTTTCTGGAGATCCAATAAAACTGTAGGATCAATAGGTGGAATATCTGCCGGTCTCCGTGACAACCCTCGGCTTCGGTAGATGGGACCTGAGCAGTCAGCTGGGAATTTAAGATTGTAAAActcaataaatatatatacaatagCAGTGTTATATCAATTTTTTGTGGGGGGacaatatatattaaaagtatagttgatgaaaaacaaaaatggggcATACATTTAGGTAACAGATAGATACACTCCATCATGTTCACTGTAATGATTGAAACATGACAGTGAtacaacacttaaaaaaacaaatgacacaaaTATACAGGAAAGAGTGGCAAAAAGCTTTCAACATGTGCAACCTAAGTGAATGCTAATAAGAAAAGACTACTCCAAAGAAATTAGGATAAAGAAGATAAAATGTACACTTTTAACATTAGCACAGTGAAAAAATTATCTCTGTAAAAACGCCTTcaccaaaatatattttttttctcttaagaTTAACAAATCTCAGAATAAAGAAATCACTGGTGGTCTgtggctgttaaaaaaaacagaagagacaCGTCTCTCCTGTCAGGAAGCAGCTGGAGTTTAATCGTAAATCCTTCAAGTCTAAACAGTGTGAGTCATCCATCTTAATTGAATCAGCAGGTAGAGGGAATGAGATGCCACAGAGGGCATATTGACTGTGTTACTGGGCTTAAATTAAAAGGCCGCTTTAGCTGATATTCTCATCCAGAGGGTCTTGTGAGTAAAGGAGCATTTCAGTGTTTCCTCCAGAAAAAATTTAGACAAGACAGATGGCTGGTAATGGATAAAACGCATTAGGCCAGCCTGCAAAATTTCAAGAGATtactttatttctgaaatagTTACAcatgacttttagttttctaTAATTCATTACTTTCCTTTTCTATCTAAATCTAAAGCTTCTTGTGTTACAGAAACTTTGGATTTGGATAATTAtctatgtaatttttttaacaacccttttctctgtttttccaatTGTAGCTATCTGATTATTAGCTGAACCTCTATGGCTCAGACTGAACATAAAGTCATGAGAGGTTAGTTATTTCTGTGTGTCTGAACACACATCTATAAGATCTACAGCCTCTATACTTTATCTGTGTTAGCTTTAAAGCTTTCAGTGAAATTCCACATGTTAGTTCATTAATTATTTCTACGTTTAACATCTTACTCACAATCACTGCAGTCCAGACTGGGCTTGGAGCTCATTTTGATTTTCTGCTCCAGGTTCTTAGTGATGAAGTTGGTCAGGTCTCCTTCATGACTGACGGTCCCCTCTAGCTCCAGAGCTGAAGAGATCGTGGCCCGTCGGCCCTCCGACTGCCCGCTCCTGCCACCTCCTCGTGTTCCTGATCCACCTGTGGAAAACATaccagaaatttaaaaacagagccAGACTACAGGAAACATGAtcaaacctgagacacaaaCCTACCTCCACACGCTTGGCTAATTTCATCCAGGCTCTTGCTGTCCTGCATCCCTCGAACATTACGAACCCAAACCTGAGCCATTATGTGAGGAGGACACGGGGTATCATCTGAGGTAAGAACaggtggagaagaagaggaggaggtacTAGGACCAGGGGCTGAGGAGGAATAGTGCTGTGAAGACTGTAAATGGGGGTGTGgattaaaggaagaaaagcaGTGGAGGAGAAAGTAACAAAGACAAGTAAAACCACTGTTAAACCAATTAAAGAGCTTGTCTCCATGTCTCCAATGGCTTATTCTACTTATCTCTTTTAACGACTACAAGTATATTATTAAATTTGATTCTAATGAAAGCCTAttagaaaactttaatttaacgTCCATAGGTTTAACTGTATTAATTTacaccaggggtaggcaaccctggtcctggagggccactatcctgcatgttttacttgttcctctgctccaacacacctgatttgaatcaatgggtgattaacaggcttctacagaagACTAAGAAgtaatttaaccactaaatcaggtgtgttggagcagggaaacaagaaaaacatgcaggatagcgtcagtcaaggaccaggattgcctacccctttATTTGAGATTATGAGAGttcctgaacatctgtggactgttattttttcttacttcCACGATGCCATTATTACACACACTATTATTCACAATCAAAtacatctgaaataaaaaaacaaatccaactgTCCACTCACCTTCATCCCTGTTCTCCCTCCTGAGCTCCTCCACTTGTTTTCGTTCTTCTCATCTGTCTCCTcgtcctgtttctctttctctccatcttcttcctcctttcGACTATCAGTGCCTCTCTCTAGACTTCCTGCCACTGTCTGTTGTCTGTCTGTAGTGGCAGGGCCTCCTCGCTGATATGCGCTTTTAGGCTCTCCCTGCTGTGATGAATCCAACAAGAGCACCAAATTATGTGCATCATCAGTCTTAGAAGCACCAGGAATGTCTTTGGATTCGGAGTCTCCTGTACTTGTCCCATCGTTGAAGGTGGGGTCTGCCTCCTGAGGACTGTTTAATGATAAACTAGATGTTCTGTCATTAAGGTCTTTCTCAGTGTCCAAGAGGCTTTTTCCAATGTAAACTCTGTTTTCCACATTGTTCTCTGTACGTTCAGGGGACCCATCCAGTGAATCCTCTCCGCTTCCTGGTAATCTGCTCCCTCCACATTTCACCGAGGCTGGTGCATGAGGACCATTCTCCAAAGAAACCGGTGTCACCACCCCATTAGCAGTCTCTGGCACTTCAGTGCCAATCACAGGGGAGAGACTCATCCCTCCACCTGCTGGtgataaagacaaaatgttacTAGAAACATTAacctaacaacaacaacagacttTAAACAAACTAGATGGACAATTATTTAGTAAATTAGTAttctgaaaattttaaattaatgtatGCAATTTTCCactttcagctgatttaaactgtaatgttttatacattttcttgGCAAATGTTaatgtaattaaaatgatttggcCTTAACTAAGTGCACAAATACATTACAGTGTCATCACCTTGATTAAAATGGGACAAAAGATTTAGTTGACAtggaaaacaaattaataatatatttctATGCAGCATTCTTAAAGAATAAGTACCACAGTCAACATAGTTGTAAACAATGTTTggaaaagaaagtaaatttaaaagagAAGTAAAACACATTACACAACTATCAGAAATTCAAGTTTGTCTAATCCCACAAAGTTCAGGAACTACAACCCAGAGTCTTCAAGTCACAAGGTGCTCTGAAACATGGCCAAGATAAACACAGCTGAACCCATTCATCACAGATAAATCTTCAACTCAAATTcagctgtaaagcactttaacaAACACGTGCCACATACAGTAAGTTTGAACTTTGATCAGTAACGGGACACAAAACTAGATTGACGAAAGGTGTCATTGAAGTGGAGAGGAAGCACTGCTATCATTAACGTCCTTGACTTAACTCTATATGAAGAACGTGTGGGCCCTCTATAAACTGGAGTTCACAATAGGGCTAAAAATACACCTTTTTGAACAGCTTTTGTCACTGTGGTTTAGTATATGTAGGCTATTATTTAGGTTTGATGTTCAGAAACACTGTACACAACTAAACTACTGTAAGAAGTACAACTTACCACAAAAAAATCGAGCAGGGTGaggagcttttttgttttattttgatggtttataacaggtaaaataaaaaaaacatgtctctCTTCATAGTAAAAGCGGAAACATGTTTAATTGTTTAACtatttaagacaaaaaacatgtcagtaagAAAAACTTGTCGAAAAATTTTGAAAAGAGCTGagaaacagaactttatttCACTGGCATAGTTTATTATTTCACCAACTCTGAACTTTGTAATTCAACACGGTTATGTTGAATTCATATAAAAAACTACTTAATTACCAGCTTTTGGACGGCTGCGAAACTTACAGTCAACACTTCCTTCTTTAAAATGAAGCCACGTAACGTCATGTCGCTTTCTAACATTTAGACAAGCACACATTAAGCTAACTTTTGTGTTAATCATTGCATTTTATGAGCTCGTCTGCCGTGAAGCCGAGAAATACCTCACAAATTGACACAAAAAATATTACAGGAACAAGAGGAACTCCTGTGAACATTGAGGAAGTTGCTGcgcttctgtttttatcaatTTGTCAGTTCGCTGTCTGATGTTGACAACGCAGCGCAGCTAGCGTTAGCTGTCCAGGCCTCGAGCtcacaaaaatgtcacaaatcacttttatttatctaatatGGTTAGTCAGTAATATTAATTTAGAATTAGTACCCATATTCAGCCTATGACAGGCTAATAAGTGAGTTCGCGAAgctcaaataattaaaaaaggaacacTCACCAGGCAGTTTAATTCCTGTAAGATGTAAGCAACAGCCGAGTCCGATCAAAAAAACCTTCCCCCACAAATTCGAAAGAACCGTTCCGCCTTAGGGAACTGTTACAcgctgttcatttaaaaaataaaaatgttaccgATGAGAACCTTTTTCCAACTGCCCAGCAATATGAGATGagtgtaatatttattttattcatttaattgtAAACTAATCACCTCTAAAAGACAGTATGGTTCGTTTGCAATTAAATGACAACCAAATATTGTTCACTGTATTTATTGTTGACTGAATTATATGGTGTTAGGATTATAAACATCCTTTTATTCATGTTAGATCATGCTAAGAAAGTATGTTTGTCCCTGACTGTATCAGTTTTGATCATCTTGTAGGTACCTTTATTGTCCCAACAGATGGAGACAAACACCAGAGGCCGTCAAGCAGTGACTTCCACCAAGTTACATGttgaatcatttaaaatgtgaagaagCAGAACATAAATCTTGAGTGTCTTGGAGCTGGACTGGTTTCAGTTATTGACATGCTGTTAAGGCCTTTGTCCGCTGTTAAGCAACAAGTTAATTATGTGCATTACAAtatgaaatgatttgtttcttAGCATTTTGTCTTGTAGGCTTTAAAGttgtacaaaaaacattatgaaGCAATTTAATTGTCACACTCAATTGAGAATCTGTGtgtcttggtttgtttttttcccatcacTTTCTATAGAGTCATTATTTTTCCGTTTTATAATAAATCTAATGTATTTCACCTCATTAGCCAAACACCAGGCAGTTTGAACATACATTAGGTTCTTATTGCACACAAAATTGGGtggaaaaagtgcaaaaatgtgattttatataACCTAGTTTATGGTTGCAGCATTTTCCCACACCTTCAAACATCTTCAAACActagtgttttttgttttttttttgctgtgtaaTCTTACTTATTtcacaaatgtgtttgtctcaaatgaaaggaaaacaactTGGTTGGAGGCTTGAATCATGACAAGACCTCAATTTGCCCCCTGCGCCTCCACAATGGAAGCAGAGCCAGCGATTGTAGCTTTAGAAACCCCTGAATGTGGTAACAAATGACAAACCCTgcagaagaggagagagaggacTCTGTCACCACATCTAAAGAGCTTGTAAAATTTCCAATCCAGCCCATCCATCCAGGCCAGCTGTGTCCTGTCTCTTGGTG
Protein-coding regions in this window:
- the si:dkey-72l14.3 gene encoding glyco_hydro_56 domain-containing protein, with protein sequence MEWTGPPFCPDPQPDPKVTHGNLLIRTTFSSPVLLLLICGLAGLCNAGPPQPARPPLLSGQPFIIFWGISDSSCSGRIDPTSFSMEQEGRVAVFYKNTLGNYPYFLDKNTPVNGGLPQHTRLDSHVQKTQQDLEAALPAPRYLGLGVLRWAEWVPQWARNREKQAMYQEASRKLMKTFFQNWTPEEVEKWSRVDFEAAAQSVMVETLREVKRLRPKALWGFSSYPSCYNNDPTQTQLTNYTSQCPLAEMALNDELMWLWKRCSALYPLLTLEKLQGGTPETKLYLSSQIKEALRVGSLAGADFDVPVFPLVKSVYASTKTLLSQGDLVNTIGESAAMGTAGVVIWDKSETKTERECQDLAEFVRKVLGPYSINVTRATQLCSASLCQGKGRCVRQNPDSSAYLHLPPQPTAAQKVTEKVKTTAQPDTASKTAEPDPAESWKKDFQCQWYKTADREISDQQSLKDGAPFGGKAEGNVEGMVATTTISTAKSATETVLTGSDLLATGSETASLELATDSGAIPLNAPNLYFLLLGAVSFCLGP
- the borcs6 gene encoding BLOC-1-related complex subunit 6 — protein: MSLSPVIGTEVPETANGVVTPVSLENGPHAPASVKCGGSRLPGSGEDSLDGSPERTENNVENRVYIGKSLLDTEKDLNDRTSSLSLNSPQEADPTFNDGTSTGDSESKDIPGASKTDDAHNLVLLLDSSQQGEPKSAYQRGGPATTDRQQTVAGSLERGTDSRKEEEDGEKEKQDEETDEKNENKWRSSGGRTGMKSSQHYSSSAPGPSTSSSSSPPVLTSDDTPCPPHIMAQVWVRNVRGMQDSKSLDEISQACGGGSGTRGGGRSGQSEGRRATISSALELEGTVSHEGDLTNFITKNLEQKIKMSSKPSLDCSDSDCSGPIYRSRGLSRRPADIPPIDPTVLLDLQKHTQDVAHSVEMMMKSLNGTIQNMTALSVGYIQTYRDSVDSLGESVDMSIKGMYTLMARCEELDRSMQPIHTLAAQIRDIKRTLDALEAICK